In one window of Paraflavitalea soli DNA:
- the rpsN gene encoding 30S ribosomal protein S14 yields MAKESVKARQRKREHMVAQYAEKRAALKAAGEWQALDELPKNSSKVRLKNRCQLTGRPKGYMRYFGLSRVTFREMALNGKIPGVRKASW; encoded by the coding sequence ATGGCAAAAGAGTCAGTTAAAGCCAGACAAAGGAAAAGAGAACACATGGTAGCTCAGTATGCTGAAAAGCGTGCTGCTTTGAAAGCTGCCGGAGAATGGCAGGCATTGGATGAACTGCCGAAGAATTCTTCTAAGGTTCGCCTGAAAAATCGCTGCCAGTTGACTGGTCGTCCCAAAGGATACATGCGTTATTTCGGTCTCTCCCGTGTTACTTTCCGTGAGATGGCCCTTAACGGTAAGATCCCGGGTGTGCGTAAGGCTTCCTGGTAA
- the map gene encoding type I methionyl aminopeptidase: MVYIKTPAEVELMRHSALLVSATLAEIAKILRPGITTLSLDKTIGEMIADHGGVPSFLNFHGYPFNSCISVNDVVVHGFPNKTELKDGDIISVDIGIVKNGYHGDHAYTFAIGDVKPEVLKLIRVTKESLYKGIEKAVAGNRVGDIGSAIQEHTEKKYGYGVVRELVGHGLGKSLHEDPQVPNYGKRGSGAKLKEGTVLAIEPMINMGKKEVYTESDGWTVRTVDHSPSVHFEHDVCVQKNEADILSDYGIIEAAEKANAHLVTDQSVLVG, translated from the coding sequence ATGGTCTATATTAAAACACCGGCTGAAGTGGAACTTATGCGCCATAGCGCTTTACTGGTGAGTGCCACCTTAGCAGAAATAGCTAAAATACTTCGTCCTGGTATTACTACCCTTTCACTGGATAAAACCATTGGTGAAATGATAGCGGATCATGGCGGCGTACCATCTTTTCTTAATTTCCATGGTTATCCGTTCAACTCCTGCATTTCGGTAAACGATGTGGTGGTACATGGTTTTCCCAATAAAACTGAGTTAAAAGATGGCGACATTATCTCTGTCGATATTGGCATTGTAAAAAATGGCTATCATGGCGACCATGCCTATACATTTGCCATCGGTGATGTAAAACCTGAAGTATTAAAGCTGATACGCGTTACCAAAGAGTCGTTGTACAAGGGTATCGAAAAGGCAGTTGCCGGCAACCGGGTTGGTGATATCGGCTCGGCCATACAGGAGCATACTGAAAAGAAATATGGTTATGGCGTAGTGCGTGAACTGGTAGGACACGGATTGGGCAAAAGCCTGCACGAAGATCCCCAGGTTCCAAACTATGGCAAGCGTGGTTCCGGCGCCAAACTGAAAGAAGGTACGGTACTGGCTATTGAGCCAATGATCAATATGGGTAAAAAAGAAGTGTATACCGAATCAGATGGCTGGACGGTGCGTACGGTAGATCATTCTCCTTCTGTGCACTTTGAACACGATGTGTGTGTGCAAAAGAACGAAGCAGATATTCTGTCTGATTATGGTATTATTGAAGCAGCAGAAAAAGCGAATGCTCACCTGGTCACTGATCAATCGGTGCTGGTTGGCTAA
- the rplR gene encoding 50S ribosomal protein L18 produces the protein MNKLVKRQKIRYRIRKKVSGTATKPRLSVFRSNQDIYVQLIDDVTGVTLAAASSKDKEIAAQKGTRIEKSKLVGLAIARKATELGLSAVIFDRGGNLYHGRVKSVADGAREGGLQF, from the coding sequence ATGAATAAATTAGTAAAAAGACAGAAAATCCGCTACCGGATCCGTAAGAAAGTATCCGGCACAGCTACTAAACCAAGACTGTCCGTTTTCAGAAGCAATCAGGATATCTATGTGCAACTGATCGACGACGTTACTGGTGTAACACTGGCTGCGGCTTCTTCTAAGGATAAGGAAATTGCTGCTCAGAAAGGTACCAGGATTGAAAAAAGCAAACTGGTAGGTTTGGCAATTGCCCGCAAGGCTACTGAACTGGGACTCAGCGCTGTAATATTCGATCGCGGTGGCAACCTGTATCATGGCCGTGTGAAGAGTGTAGCTGATGGTGCACGTGAAGGTGGTTTGCAATTCTAA
- a CDS encoding BaiN/RdsA family NAD(P)/FAD-dependent oxidoreductase, producing MAEKTKRLVVIGGGAAGFFCAVNAARLAPHLEVIILEKSNKILSKVKVSGGGRCNVTHACFEIGDMVRKYPRGTNFLKKTFHQFFTTDTIQWFEERGVNLKTEADGRMFPETDSSQTIIDCLLREVNKYGIEIRMSSEVKSVEEDPAFRIQNPEFRSGEIGEASQLLTANKFIIELSGERQLTADYVCIACGGYPKTAMFDWLKQLGHTIEEPVPSLFTFNMPGNNITQLMGVSVPDAQVRIMGSKLNANGPLLITHWGMSGPVVLRLSAWGARELAAGNYQFTIAVNWLTGYNENSLREAMQGWRFELATQKIANRNPFGLPQRLWDYFLLQAGVSEHMRWADLPAKEQNKLIKYLCAQEFAVSGKTTFKEEFVTAGGIRLSEIDANTMQSKQVPGLFFAGEILDVDGITGGFNFQHAWTSGFIAAASIAGMSA from the coding sequence ATGGCGGAAAAAACGAAAAGGCTGGTGGTAATAGGAGGCGGAGCTGCCGGTTTTTTCTGTGCTGTAAATGCTGCCCGCCTAGCCCCCCATCTGGAAGTGATCATCCTGGAAAAAAGTAATAAGATATTATCCAAAGTAAAAGTATCAGGTGGCGGGCGTTGTAATGTAACCCATGCCTGCTTTGAGATAGGGGACATGGTACGCAAGTATCCCCGGGGGACCAACTTCCTGAAGAAGACATTTCACCAGTTTTTTACAACGGATACGATACAGTGGTTTGAGGAGCGGGGTGTAAACCTGAAAACAGAAGCAGATGGCCGGATGTTCCCGGAAACAGATTCCTCGCAAACGATCATTGATTGCCTGCTGCGGGAAGTGAACAAGTATGGGATAGAGATCAGGATGTCATCAGAAGTGAAGAGCGTGGAAGAGGATCCAGCATTTAGAATCCAGAATCCAGAATTCAGGAGTGGGGAGATAGGAGAGGCGAGTCAATTATTGACAGCAAACAAGTTTATCATTGAGCTATCTGGCGAGCGGCAACTAACTGCGGACTATGTATGCATCGCTTGTGGGGGATATCCCAAAACGGCAATGTTTGACTGGTTAAAACAGTTGGGGCATACGATCGAAGAGCCGGTTCCTTCGCTGTTTACTTTTAATATGCCGGGTAATAATATTACACAGCTGATGGGCGTGTCTGTGCCGGATGCACAGGTGCGTATTATGGGTAGTAAGCTCAACGCCAATGGACCTTTGCTGATCACCCATTGGGGCATGAGTGGTCCGGTGGTACTCCGGCTATCGGCCTGGGGCGCCAGGGAGTTGGCCGCCGGTAATTATCAATTTACCATTGCCGTCAACTGGCTCACTGGGTATAATGAAAACAGTTTACGGGAGGCGATGCAGGGCTGGCGATTTGAGCTGGCTACGCAAAAGATCGCCAACCGCAATCCTTTTGGCTTGCCGCAACGGTTATGGGATTATTTCCTGCTGCAAGCTGGTGTCAGCGAACATATGCGTTGGGCGGACCTGCCTGCTAAAGAACAAAACAAGCTTATAAAGTATCTCTGTGCGCAGGAGTTTGCTGTAAGTGGGAAAACTACTTTTAAAGAAGAGTTTGTAACTGCCGGTGGTATCAGGCTATCGGAAATTGATGCCAATACGATGCAGAGCAAACAGGTTCCCGGGCTTTTCTTTGCCGGTGAAATACTGGATGTAGATGGAATTACGGGTGGATTTAATTTTCAGCATGCATGGACCAGCGGGTTCATTGCGGCTGCTTCGATAGCGGGGATGTCGGCCTGA
- the rpsQ gene encoding 30S ribosomal protein S17, which produces MLDRNLRKTRTGVVTSNKMAKTITVAVERKVKHPIYGKFVKKTTKFHAHDEKNECTIGDVVKIMETRPLSKTKRWRLVEVVEKAK; this is translated from the coding sequence GAAATTTGCGTAAAACAAGAACTGGTGTTGTAACCAGCAACAAGATGGCTAAAACCATTACCGTTGCGGTAGAAAGAAAAGTAAAGCACCCGATCTATGGTAAGTTCGTAAAGAAGACCACCAAGTTCCATGCTCATGATGAAAAGAATGAGTGTACTATAGGTGATGTGGTTAAGATCATGGAAACCCGTCCGCTCAGCAAAACTAAACGCTGGAGGCTGGTTGAAGTAGTTGAGAAGGCTAAGTAA
- the rplO gene encoding 50S ribosomal protein L15, translating into MKLHQIKPAEGATHKEKRLGRGEASGKGGTSTKGNKGGQSRAGYQRKNAHEGGQMPIQRRLPKRGFNNINRVEYKVFNLGQVDHLVEKYELKEFSLENLYINGLISRTDLIKVLGNGELKTKVTFKINAVSDKAKAAIEAAGGTVEIVK; encoded by the coding sequence ATGAAATTACATCAGATCAAGCCCGCAGAAGGCGCAACGCATAAAGAGAAAAGACTTGGCCGTGGTGAAGCATCCGGTAAGGGTGGTACTTCTACCAAAGGTAACAAAGGTGGACAAAGCCGGGCCGGTTACCAACGCAAAAACGCCCATGAGGGTGGTCAGATGCCAATCCAGCGTCGTTTGCCAAAACGTGGATTTAATAATATAAACAGGGTTGAATACAAAGTATTTAACCTCGGTCAGGTAGATCATCTGGTTGAGAAATATGAACTGAAAGAATTCTCCCTGGAGAACCTTTACATCAACGGACTGATAAGCCGCACCGACCTGATAAAAGTGCTGGGAAATGGCGAGCTGAAAACTAAAGTAACTTTCAAGATAAATGCAGTGAGCGACAAAGCTAAAGCTGCTATTGAAGCAGCCGGTGGGACTGTGGAAATTGTAAAGTAA
- the rplX gene encoding 50S ribosomal protein L24, giving the protein MSNRFKPKFHVKKGDTVVVITGDDKDVKKPRKVLEIYPDKERVLIEGVNIVTRHTKPSARDTKGGIVKKEAPIHISNVMLWDAKKGEATKAKRTREDGKLVRVSKKSGEVIK; this is encoded by the coding sequence ATGAGCAACAGATTTAAACCAAAGTTCCACGTTAAAAAAGGTGACACCGTGGTGGTGATCACAGGTGACGATAAAGATGTTAAGAAGCCCCGCAAAGTGCTGGAGATCTATCCAGACAAAGAAAGGGTGCTGATTGAAGGAGTGAACATCGTTACCCGTCACACCAAGCCTTCTGCCCGTGATACCAAAGGCGGTATCGTGAAGAAGGAAGCACCTATCCACATTTCGAATGTGATGTTGTGGGATGCCAAAAAAGGCGAAGCCACCAAGGCAAAGCGTACCCGCGAAGATGGCAAACTGGTACGTGTTTCCAAGAAATCCGGTGAAGTTATAAAGTAA
- a CDS encoding DinB family protein → MITPVLIQLFEEGLTKLTGEITAYPDDASLWVTKEGINNPGGNLCLHLTGNLQHFLGAVLNDSGYVRNRDAEFKVKNIVKAKLLNEIEETKTAVKDTLEQVSRKVLDKTYPLPINGEMVNTEYFLVYLLAHLNYHIGQINYHRRLVAQVPA, encoded by the coding sequence ATGATCACACCGGTTCTAATTCAGTTATTTGAGGAAGGCTTAACTAAACTAACAGGAGAAATCACCGCCTACCCGGACGATGCAAGCCTTTGGGTAACCAAGGAAGGGATCAACAACCCTGGCGGCAATCTCTGCCTCCACCTCACTGGCAACCTCCAGCATTTTTTGGGAGCTGTATTGAATGATTCGGGTTATGTACGTAACCGCGATGCCGAATTCAAAGTGAAGAATATCGTGAAAGCCAAATTGCTCAATGAAATAGAAGAGACCAAAACAGCTGTTAAGGATACCCTTGAGCAGGTAAGCAGAAAAGTATTGGATAAGACCTATCCCCTGCCCATCAATGGTGAAATGGTCAATACTGAATACTTCCTCGTATACCTGTTGGCTCACCTCAACTACCATATTGGTCAGATCAATTACCACAGAAGATTAGTGGCCCAGGTGCCCGCGTAA
- the rpsE gene encoding 30S ribosomal protein S5 yields the protein MAKVNLNRVKAGDLELKEKVVAINRVVKTTKGGRAFSFSALVVVGNENGVVGHGLGKAKEVQEAITKGIEDAKKNLIKVPIMHGTVPHDQWAKVGAAKVLIKPAAHGTGVIAGGSMRAVLESVGITDVLAKSLGSANPHNVVKATFAALALLREPITIAKQRKLNLKKVFNG from the coding sequence ATGGCAAAAGTTAATTTAAACAGAGTTAAAGCCGGCGATCTTGAGCTGAAAGAGAAAGTGGTAGCCATCAACCGGGTGGTAAAAACCACTAAAGGTGGTCGCGCCTTCAGTTTTTCTGCCCTGGTAGTAGTAGGTAATGAAAACGGTGTGGTAGGACATGGTCTCGGAAAAGCCAAAGAAGTACAGGAAGCAATTACCAAAGGCATCGAAGATGCTAAGAAGAACCTCATAAAAGTTCCTATTATGCATGGTACTGTACCCCACGATCAGTGGGCGAAAGTTGGTGCAGCCAAGGTATTGATCAAGCCAGCCGCTCATGGTACCGGTGTAATCGCCGGAGGCAGCATGCGCGCTGTATTGGAAAGCGTAGGTATTACCGACGTATTGGCCAAGTCTCTCGGTTCTGCTAACCCGCACAACGTGGTAAAAGCTACTTTTGCTGCACTGGCGCTGTTGCGTGAGCCGATCACTATTGCCAAACAACGCAAACTGAACCTGAAGAAAGTATTTAACGGATAA
- the rpmD gene encoding 50S ribosomal protein L30, whose translation MSKIKITLIKSGIDRPERQKLTLQALGLNKLNATKEVEATPQILGMVRTVTHLVKVEQA comes from the coding sequence ATGAGCAAGATCAAGATCACTTTAATAAAAAGCGGAATCGACAGACCTGAGCGTCAAAAACTGACCTTGCAGGCACTGGGATTGAACAAACTGAATGCTACTAAAGAAGTAGAAGCTACACCGCAGATCCTGGGTATGGTTCGCACTGTAACCCACCTGGTAAAAGTAGAGCAGGCCTAA
- the rplE gene encoding 50S ribosomal protein L5, protein MSTTKYSPRLADKYKKDVVPALMKRFNYDSIMQVPRLEKICLNRGVNGAVSDKKLVDIAVDELTQITGQKAVTTMSKKDISNFKLRKNMPIGARVTLRGVKMYEFLDRLIATALPRVRDFKGVNEKAFDGRGNYTLGVTEQIIFPEIDIDKVNKITGLDITFVTTANTNEEAYELLKEMGMPFRKKD, encoded by the coding sequence ATGAGCACAACAAAATATTCTCCGAGATTAGCAGATAAGTACAAGAAAGATGTTGTACCTGCCCTGATGAAGCGTTTTAACTACGACAGCATTATGCAGGTTCCCCGTCTGGAAAAGATCTGCCTGAACCGTGGTGTGAACGGTGCTGTAAGCGATAAGAAACTGGTAGATATAGCAGTAGATGAGCTTACACAGATCACTGGTCAGAAAGCGGTTACTACTATGTCCAAGAAGGATATCTCTAACTTCAAACTGCGTAAGAACATGCCAATCGGCGCCCGTGTTACGCTGCGTGGAGTGAAGATGTATGAGTTCCTGGATAGGCTGATCGCTACCGCTTTACCTCGTGTACGTGACTTCAAAGGTGTGAATGAGAAGGCATTTGATGGTCGTGGTAACTATACTCTCGGAGTTACAGAACAAATCATTTTCCCGGAGATCGATATCGATAAGGTAAACAAGATCACCGGTCTTGATATCACTTTCGTTACAACGGCAAATACCAACGAAGAGGCTTATGAGCTGCTGAAGGAAATGGGTATGCCGTTCCGTAAGAAAGACTAA
- the secY gene encoding preprotein translocase subunit SecY, with translation MKKFIQTLKNIWSIEELKSKILVTITLIAVYRLGTHIVLPGIDPTRINTAASGGGILGLIDAFAGGAFSQASILALGIMPYISASIFMQLMTILYPPFQKMQKEGESGRKKINQYTRYLTVAVAILQASAYVAYLHQTNKDAMVEAYAGYFWLSTTVILSAGTLFVMWLGEKITDKGLGNGSSVIIMVGILARLPQSLMQEWSAKTTGGSGRGLLLFVIEIAVLVAIIMGLIILIQGVRKIPVQYAKQIVGNRQFGGARQFLPIKVNSAGVMPIIFAQAIMFLPTLLSNFDSTRGLAKIFGDHSNFWYMLIYAVMVVGFTFLYTALIFNPKQIADDLKRNNGFIPGVKPGQPTADYIGSVMDKITLPGAVLLAVVGILPGFAQRLGVQQSFSSFFGGTSLLIMVGVILDTLQQIETQLLMRQYDGLMKSGRVQGRQTVSPASL, from the coding sequence GTGAAAAAATTCATACAAACCCTGAAGAACATCTGGAGTATTGAGGAACTGAAGAGTAAGATCCTGGTGACCATTACCCTGATAGCCGTATATCGCCTCGGTACACATATCGTACTGCCAGGTATTGATCCTACCCGGATCAATACAGCCGCATCAGGTGGTGGTATTCTTGGCCTCATTGATGCTTTTGCCGGTGGCGCCTTCTCACAGGCTTCCATCCTGGCATTGGGTATCATGCCTTATATCTCCGCTTCGATCTTCATGCAGCTGATGACCATTCTCTACCCACCATTCCAGAAAATGCAGAAAGAAGGGGAGAGTGGACGTAAAAAGATCAATCAGTACACCCGTTACCTGACTGTAGCTGTTGCTATCCTGCAGGCCAGTGCTTATGTGGCCTACCTGCACCAGACCAACAAGGATGCAATGGTGGAAGCATATGCTGGTTATTTCTGGCTTTCAACAACTGTGATCCTCAGTGCCGGCACTTTATTCGTAATGTGGCTGGGTGAAAAGATCACCGATAAAGGATTGGGTAATGGTAGTTCTGTGATCATCATGGTAGGTATCCTGGCTCGTCTTCCCCAATCATTGATGCAGGAATGGAGTGCTAAGACTACCGGTGGAAGCGGCCGTGGTTTGTTGCTCTTCGTTATTGAGATTGCTGTACTGGTTGCCATCATCATGGGCCTGATCATCCTGATCCAGGGTGTACGCAAAATACCTGTACAATATGCCAAGCAGATCGTTGGTAATCGCCAGTTTGGTGGTGCCCGCCAGTTCCTGCCTATTAAGGTGAACAGTGCTGGTGTAATGCCGATCATCTTTGCCCAGGCAATCATGTTCCTGCCTACTTTGTTGTCTAACTTCGATTCTACCCGTGGCCTGGCCAAAATATTCGGTGACCACAGTAATTTCTGGTATATGTTGATCTACGCAGTGATGGTGGTAGGTTTTACCTTCCTGTATACTGCCTTGATCTTCAATCCTAAGCAAATTGCTGATGACCTGAAGCGTAACAATGGTTTTATCCCCGGTGTGAAGCCTGGTCAACCCACAGCTGATTATATCGGTTCAGTAATGGACAAGATCACCCTGCCAGGCGCCGTATTGCTGGCGGTAGTAGGTATCCTGCCCGGATTTGCACAACGCCTTGGCGTTCAGCAGTCTTTCTCTTCCTTCTTTGGAGGAACATCTCTGCTGATCATGGTGGGTGTAATCTTGGATACTTTGCAACAAATTGAAACTCAACTTTTAATGCGTCAATACGATGGTTTGATGAAGAGTGGGCGCGTACAAGGCCGTCAGACAGTATCGCCTGCCTCCTTGTAA
- the rplF gene encoding 50S ribosomal protein L6: MSRIGKQPVVLPAGVTAAIGKDNVLTVKGPKGELKQAIDRDITVEIKDNTVTFARPTDQIRHRAMHGLYRALVANLVKGVTEGYKRNLELVGVGYKASNQGNLLDLSLGYSHNIIFEIPKELKLATSQEKGENPKISLEGIDKQLIGQVAAKLRSLRKPEPYKGKGVKYAGEVIRRKAGKAAGK, from the coding sequence ATGTCTCGTATAGGTAAACAACCCGTAGTACTGCCGGCTGGCGTTACTGCCGCGATAGGAAAGGACAATGTACTGACTGTAAAAGGCCCTAAAGGTGAATTAAAACAGGCTATCGATCGTGATATCACTGTAGAAATTAAAGACAACACAGTCACTTTTGCACGTCCAACTGACCAGATCCGCCACCGTGCTATGCATGGTTTATACCGTGCCCTGGTAGCCAACCTGGTAAAAGGTGTAACAGAAGGCTACAAGAGAAATCTTGAGCTGGTGGGTGTGGGTTACAAAGCTTCTAACCAGGGTAACCTGCTCGACTTGTCGCTCGGTTACTCTCACAATATAATTTTCGAAATACCCAAGGAACTGAAACTGGCTACTTCCCAGGAAAAAGGGGAGAATCCTAAGATCAGCCTGGAAGGTATTGACAAACAACTGATCGGTCAGGTAGCCGCTAAATTGCGTAGCCTCCGTAAGCCAGAGCCGTACAAAGGAAAAGGTGTTAAATACGCTGGTGAAGTTATTCGTCGTAAAGCTGGTAAGGCTGCTGGTAAATAA
- the rpsH gene encoding 30S ribosomal protein S8, with the protein MVTDPIADFLTRVRNAQLAGHRIVEIPASNLKKRITEILYDQGYILKYKFEDDNKQGVIKIALKYDAQSKEPAIRSLERVSRPGLRQYATPAEFKRVKNGLGVAILSTSKGVMTDKQAKVQNVGGEVLCYIY; encoded by the coding sequence ATGGTAACAGATCCTATAGCAGATTTTCTGACCAGAGTTCGTAACGCACAATTAGCAGGCCACCGTATCGTAGAGATCCCGGCTTCTAACCTTAAAAAGCGTATTACAGAAATTCTGTACGATCAAGGCTACATCCTGAAATACAAATTTGAGGATGACAACAAACAAGGTGTGATCAAGATCGCCCTGAAGTATGATGCTCAATCAAAAGAACCTGCCATCAGGTCTTTGGAAAGAGTAAGCCGCCCGGGTTTGCGTCAATATGCTACCCCTGCTGAGTTCAAACGTGTGAAGAATGGTTTGGGTGTAGCTATCCTCAGTACTTCTAAAGGAGTAATGACCGATAAGCAAGCCAAAGTGCAGAACGTAGGTGGTGAAGTTCTTTGCTACATCTATTAA
- the rplN gene encoding 50S ribosomal protein L14: MIQQESRLNVADNSGAKEVLCIRVLGNSGQDYAKIGDKIVVTVKDAIPAGGIKKGTVVKAVIVRTKNKLRRKDGSYIRFDDNAVVLLNASDEPRGTRIFGPVARELRDKGYMKIISLAPEVL; encoded by the coding sequence ATGATTCAGCAAGAAAGCAGATTAAACGTAGCTGATAATAGTGGTGCCAAAGAAGTATTGTGTATCCGTGTGTTGGGTAATAGTGGCCAGGATTACGCGAAGATCGGCGATAAGATTGTTGTTACCGTAAAGGATGCAATTCCTGCCGGTGGTATTAAAAAAGGTACTGTTGTTAAAGCCGTTATTGTTCGTACCAAGAACAAGCTGCGCCGCAAAGACGGATCTTATATCCGCTTTGATGACAATGCAGTAGTATTGTTGAATGCTTCTGATGAGCCCCGTGGCACCCGTATTTTCGGACCCGTTGCACGTGAACTGCGTGATAAGGGTTACATGAAGATCATTTCACTGGCGCCTGAAGTATTATAG